The following DNA comes from Candidatus Delongbacteria bacterium.
TCACTCCACTTATTTACTAATCGAGATTTTAATAAAAATGTAAAAAGTTTGAAATATTAATTCTCATCTTTTCAAGATAAATTCACAACTTTTCAACAGGCTTTAATTTTGCTGTCAACTCTATCAATTCCTGAAGAGTATATGCATCATCTACAGAATAATCGCCAATTGCAGTTCTCCTTAAAGACTTTAGATAGCCAAAACAACTAAGAAAAGTTCCAATATCTCTAGCTAATGATCTTATATAAGTTCCTTTGGAAACTTTAGCTGTAAAACTAAAAAAAGGTTTATCATAAGTGCAATTATACAGATCGAATACAGTGATTTCTCGAGCTGCAATTTCTGTTTCGATACCTTTTCTTGCAAGATCGTAAAGTCTCTTCCCATCTTTTTTTATAGCTGAAAATATTGGTGGAACTTGCATTATTTTGCCAGTAAAGCTTTTATTGATACTGTCTAAGTCTAAATTGTCTGGAATCTCATTGGACTCCTTAACTATTTTTCCTGTAAGATCGCAAGTGTCTGTTTCTTTTCCAAGTTCAACAACTGAATCATATATTTTAAATTTTGACTGGAAATCCTCGATAGATTTTGTCGCTTTATTGAAACATAAGATTAGAAGACCAGTAGCGAATGGGTCTAAAGTTCCAGCATGACCAACTTTTTTTATCTTCCATAATGCTCTTAGTTTTGCAACGACATCAAAACTTGTCCAATCTGGAGATTTATCAACAAGGAGAGCGAATGGTTCAGAAGATCTGAAAAGATCATGAAGAATTGGATTTCTTTTGCTATAAATTTTCATTTTCTAATATTCCAATAAGTTTTTTAAGCACTAATTCTCTAAAGTCCTCGATAGTTCCTTTGAAACGTAAACCAGCTGCCTGTTTATGACCACCACCACCAAATTGTGAAGCAAAATTTGACACGTCATAACCAGATGATCTCA
Coding sequences within:
- the truB gene encoding tRNA pseudouridine(55) synthase TruB — encoded protein: MKIYSKRNPILHDLFRSSEPFALLVDKSPDWTSFDVVAKLRALWKIKKVGHAGTLDPFATGLLILCFNKATKSIEDFQSKFKIYDSVVELGKETDTCDLTGKIVKESNEIPDNLDLDSINKSFTGKIMQVPPIFSAIKKDGKRLYDLARKGIETEIAAREITVFDLYNCTYDKPFFSFTAKVSKGTYIRSLARDIGTFLSCFGYLKSLRRTAIGDYSVDDAYTLQELIELTAKLKPVEKL